Proteins from a single region of Gasterosteus aculeatus chromosome 20, fGasAcu3.hap1.1, whole genome shotgun sequence:
- the fzd6 gene encoding frizzled-6, protein MPMPGPLLACVCLVWVGSCRAHSLFTCEPIRVHRCLGLTYNMTYFPNMMEHYDQDIAEAAMTPFMPLAGLPCSPDVHHFLCQAFVPACSEDNKVIRPCRERCESVVSDCEEDVRVFGITWPPELQCDRLEPCGSAGVPTLPATTAISSSSAKRDLGFWCPLQLKTKPGHGSSFLGAQGCAPPCANMYFKPHDVEFAKNFIGVCSVICLGATLFTFLTFLIDVKRFRYPERPIIFYAVCYSFVSLIYFVGFLLGNNAACAGGDLPAGVDTVVLGSQSKGCTLLFMLLYFFTIAGIVWWVILTITWFLAAGPKWSCEAIEKKAVWFHSVAWGIPGALTVMLLALNKVEGDNISGVCFVGLYDLDALRYFVLAPLCVGVVVGLFLILAGIVSLNHVRQVIQHDERNQEKLKKFMIRIGVFSCLYLVPLVTLLACYTYEQSHRSSWENTWIHDRCQEYSIPCPYKTQEHERPDLSLFLVKYLMTLVVGISASFWVSSKKTCSEWAYFFNRTRKRDPITESRRVLQESCEFFLKHNSRVQHKKQQYKPSSHKLKVVSKSMGTSTGAVPTNASSAGAAPGNQDPRGRGSPSEASAREHLDRGTSSRSSKRGERDGGERRSKGGSSCKISSRSESVHRVPDGRMTPRSELSEARHGPGAQQHSAAQDPARPRAHPPPEDSKDAKDGTC, encoded by the exons ATGCCGATGCCCGGGCCGCTGTTAGCGTGCGTGTGTCTGGTGTGGGTGGGAAGCTGCAGGGCCCACAGCCTGTTTACCTGCGAGCCCATCAGAGTGCACCGCTGCCTGGGGTTGACCTACAACATGACCTACTTCCCCAACATGATGGAGCACTACGACCAAGACATTGCAGAAGCTGCTATGACG ccGTTCATGCCCCTAGCTGGGCTGCCCTGCTCTCCAGACGTCCACCACTTCCTGTGCCAAGCCTTTGTCCCAGCATGCAGCGAGGACAACAAGGTGATCCGTCCATGCAGAGAGCGGTGCGAGTCCGTCGTGTCGGACTGCGAGGAGGACGTCCGAGTCTTTGGCATCACCTGGCCGCCCGAGCTACAGTGTGACAG ATTGGAGCCATGCGGCTCTGCCGGTGTTCCGACGCTCCCCGCGACCACCGCGATCAGCTCCTCCTCGGCGAAGCGGGACCTCGGTTTCTGGTGCCCGCTGCAGCTGAAGACCAAACCGGGCCACGGCTCGTCTTTCCTGGGCGCCCAGGGCTGTGCCCCGCCTTGCGCCAACATGTACTTCAAGCCCCACGACGTCGAATTTGCCAAAAACTTCATCGGCGTGTGCTCGGTCATCTGCCTGGGCGCCACGCTCTTCACCTTCCTCACTTTCCTCATCGACGTCAAGCGCTTCCGCTACCCGGAGCGCCCCATAATCTTCTACGCCGTCTGCTACAGCTTTGTGTCGCTCATTTACTTCGTGGGCTTCCTGCTGGGGAACAACGCGGCGTGCGCCGGAGGGGACCTCCCCGCCGGCGTGGACACGGTGGTGCTGGGCTCTCAGAGCAAAGGCTGCACTCTGCTGTTCATGCTGCTCTACTTCTTCACCATCGCCGGCATCGTCTGGTGGGTCATACTCACCATCACCTGGTTCCTGGCCGCGGGGCCCAAGTGGAGCTGCGAGGCCATAGAAAAGAAAGCG GTGTGGTTCCACTCTGTGGCGTGGGGGATCCCCGGGGCGCTCACCGTCATGCTGCTGGCGCTGAACAAGGTGGAAGGGGACAACATCAGCGGCGTGTGCTTCGTGGGGCTCTATGACCTGGACGCCCTGCGCTACTTCGTCCTGGCGCCTCTGTGCGTGGGCGTCGTGGTCggcctcttcctcatcctggCGGGCATCGTGTCCCTCAACCACGTGCGGCAGGTCATCCAGCATGACGAGCGCAACcaggagaagctgaagaagtTCATGATCCGCATCGGCGTGTTCAGCTGCCTCTACCTGGTCCCGCTGGTCACGCTGTTGGCCTGCTACACCTACGAGCAGAGCCACCGCAGCAGCTGGGAGAACACCTGGATCCACGACCGCTGCCAAGAGTACAGCATCCCCTGCCCCTACAAG ACTCAAGAGCACGAGCGGCCCGACCTCTCCCTGTTTCTGGTGAAGTACCTGATGACGCTGGTGGTCGGGATATCTGCCTCCTTCTGGGTCAGCAGTAAAAAAACCTGCTCCGAGTGGGCCTACTTCTTCAACAGGACCCGCAAGAGAGA CCCCATCACTGAGAGCCGCCGGGTGCTGCAGGAGTCCTGCGAGTTCTTCCTCAAGCACAACAGCCGCGTGCAGCACAAGAAGCAGCAGTACAAGCCGAGCTCCCACAAGCTCAAGGTGGTCTCCAAGTCCATGGGGACGAGCACCGGCGCCGTGCCCACCAACGCGTCCTCCGCCGGTGCCGCGCCGGGCAACCAGGATCCCCGCGGCCGCGGCTCCCCGTCTGAGGCCTCGGCGAGGGAGCACCTGGACAGGGGCACCTCCAGCCGGAGCTccaagaggggggagagggacgggggggagagacGCAGCAAAGGGGGGAGCTCCTGTAAGATCAGCAGCCGCTCCGAGAGCGTGCACAGAGTCCCGGACGGGAG GATGACTCCGCGCAGCGAGCTTTCCGAGGCCCGCCACGGCCCCggagcacagcagcacagcGCCGCCCAGGACCCCGCCCGCCCGCGGGCGCACCCGCCGCCCGAGGACAGCAAGGACGCAAAGGACGGCACCTGCTGA
- the LOC120811083 gene encoding collagen triple helix repeat-containing protein 1 encodes MSPLSARPLLLLLVCLSLPLYAVEKVRNRGYRKDPDADKCTGNDAEKANCTRHFGEGRPAHLNNMFPSCVQGPAGGPGREGNPGTNGIPGTPGIPGRDGLKGEKGECVNEIFEEPWRPNYKQCAWSSLNYGIDLGKIADCTFTKLRSDSSLRVLFSGSLRLKCKNACCQRWYFTFNGAECTGPLPVESIIYLDQGSPELNSTINIHRTSSVEGLCDGVKAGLVDVAVWVGTCSDYPRGDASTGWNSVSRIIVEELPK; translated from the exons ATGTCTCCTCTGAGCGCgcgcccgctgctgctgctgcttgtctGCTTGTCTTTGCCTCTGTATGCGGTGGAAAAGGTGAGAAATAGAGGATACCGAAAGGATCCTGACGCCGACAAG TGCACTGGGAATGACGCCGAAAAGGCCAACTGCACTAGACACTTTGGAGAAGGAAGACCTGCTCATTTGAACAACATG TTCCCCAGTTGCGTGCAGGGACCGGCGGGCGGCCCCGGCAGAGAGGGCAACCCCGGAACCAACGGCATCCCGGGGACGCCGGGGATCCCTGGGCGCGACGGGCTCAAAGGCGAGAAAGGCGAGTGCGTCAACGAGATCTTCGAGGAGCCCTGGAGGCCCAACTACAAGCAGTGCGCCTGGAGCTCTCTGAATTACGGCATCGACCTGGGGAAAATAGCT GACTGTACGTTCACCAAGCTGCGGTCGGACAGCTCCCTGAGGGTCCTCTTCAGCGGCTCCCTCAGACTCAAGTGTAAGAACGCGTGCTGCCAGAGGTGGTACTTCACCTTCAACGGGGCGGAGTGCACCGGACCCCTGCCCGTAGAGTCCATCATCTACTTAGACCAAGGAAGCCCTGAGCTCAACTCGACCATCAACATCCACCGGACGTCCTCGG TTGAAGGGCTGTGCGACGGTGTCAAAGCCGGATTGGTGGACGTGGCCGTGTGGGTGGGGACCTGTTCCGACTACCCACGGGGGGACGCGTCTACCGGCTGGAATTCAGTGTCCAGGATTATCGTCGAGGAGCTGCCCAAATGA
- the LOC120811082 gene encoding solute carrier family 25 member 32: MGSADNHEAVTEAGSPKPAAAVSPAGHVRQVFSHVKLENLLAGLSGGVVSTMMLHPLDLVKIRFAVSDGLHMRPKYSGILHCMKSVWQQEGLRGLYQGVTPNIWGAGASWGLYFFFYNAIKGYAKEGRVTELSATEHLVSAAQAGILTLTLTNPIWVTKTRLVLQYDADPTGKQYKGMIDALVKIYRHEGVPGLYKGYVPGLLGTSHGALQFMAYEELKRGYNKYKKVPSDAKLSSLEYITMAAVSKIFAVATTYPYQVVRARLQDQHNTYKGVLDVITRTWRNEGGVGFYKGIIPNVIRVTPACCITFVVYENVSRYLLGQNQ; the protein is encoded by the exons ATGGGTTCCGCTGATAATCACGAAGCCGTCACGGAGGCCGGGTCCCCCAAACCCGCCGCGGCCGTGTCCCCGGCCGGACACGTCCGCCAGGTCTTCAGCCACGTGAAGCTGGAGAACCTGTTGGCGGGGCTCAGCGGAGGAGTGGTGTCAACGATGATGCTTCACCCGCTGGATCTGGTCAAAATCAGGTTCGCAG TGAGCGATGGATTGCACATGAGGCCCAAGTACAGTGGCATACTCCACTGTATGAAGAGTGTCTGGCAGCAGGAGGGACTCCGAGGACTCTACCAAGGAGTGACACCCAATATTTGGGGCGCCGGAGCGTCTTGGGGTCTCTACTTCTTTTT CTACAATGCCATCAAGGGGTACGCAAAGGAGGGCCGCGTAACTGAACTGAGTGCCACGGAGCACCTGGTGTCTGCAGCCCAAGCAG GCATCCTGACGCTCACCCTAACCAACCCCATCTGGGTGACCAAGACGCGGCTGGTGCTCCAGTACGATGCCGACCCGACCGGGAAGCAGTACAAGGGGATGATCGATGCTCTGGTGAAGATCTACCGCCACGAGGGAGTGCCAGGGCTGTACAAG GGTTACGTCCCTGGTCTGTTGGGCACGTCTCACGGAGCGCTGCAGTTCATGGCCTACGAAGAGCTCAAGAGAGGCTACAACAAGTACAAGAAAGTGCCTTCAGATGCAAAGCTG AGCTCATTGGAGTACATCACAATGGCAGCAGTATCCAAAATATTTGCCGTGGCCACAACGTACCCATATCAGGTGGTGCGAGCTCGTCTGCAGGACCAGCACAATACATACAAAGGAGTCCTTGATGTCATCACACGGACATGGAG gaacGAAGGCGGCGTCGGCTTCTACAAAGGAATCATCCCCAACGTGATTCGAGTCACTCCGGCATGCTGCATCACGTTTGTAGTTTATGAGAATGTGTCTCgctacctcctgggacaaaatcAGTGA
- the dcaf13 gene encoding DDB1- and CUL4-associated factor 13: MKVKVLSRNPDDYVRETKLDIQRVPRNYDPTLHPFEVSREYTRALNATKLERLFAKPFVTSLDGHRDGVNCMAKHTKTLSTLLSGSCDGEVKVWNLTKRECVRTLQAHEGFVRGMVVRFCGSSFFTVGDDKTIKQWKMEAPGYGEEEEPLNTILGKSVFTGLDHHQKDAVFATCGQQVDIWDEQRTSPIRSFTWGVDSFSAVRFNPVETELLASCASDRSVVLYDMRESTPLKKVIMTMRSNTLCWNPMEAYYFTCCNEDYNLYTYDMRFLDKPITVHMDHVSAALDVDYSPTGKEFVSASFDKTIRIFAKDGGHSREVYHTKRMQHVICIKWSLDNKYILSGSDEMNIRLWKANAAEKLGVMSPREREAANYNQTLKEKFQHHPQVRRVARHRHLPKSLYHQTKELRVMKEARRRKEMNVRKHSKPESVPLLTEKEKHVVTVVK; encoded by the exons ATGAAGGTTAAAGTCCTCTCGAGGAACCCGGATGATTACGTCCGGGAGACCAAACTAGATATTCAACGTG TACCCAGAAACTATGACCCGACCCTGCATCCGTTTGAGGTGAGCAGAGAGTACACCCGGGCCCTGAACGCCACCAAGCTCGAGCGGCTGTTCGCCAAGCCTTTCGTGACCTCTCTGGATGGACACCGGGACGGGGTCAACTGCATGGCCAAGCACACCAAGACGCTCTCCACCCTGCTCTCTGGCTCCTGCGATGGGGAG GTGAAAGTGTGGAATCTGACCAAACGCGAGTGCGTCCGCACTCTCCAAGCACACGAGGGTTTCGTCCGTGGAATGGTGGTCCGCTTTTGTGGGAGCTCCTTCTTTACG GTTGGCGACGACAAGACGATCAAGCAGTGGAAAATGGAGGCGCCCGGttacggggaggaggaggagccgctcAACACGATCTTGGGCAAG TCGGTCTTCACCGGACTGGACCACCACCAGAAGGACGCCGTGTTCGCAACGTGTGGCCAGCAGGTGGACATCTGGGACGAGCAGCGGACGAGCCCCATCCGCTCGTTCACGTGGGGCGTCGACAGCTTCAGCGCCGTCCGCTTCAACCCCGTGGAG ACTGAACTCCTGGCGAGCTGTGCCTCTGACCGGAGCGTAGTCCTGTACGACATGCGAGAATCAACGCCGCTGAAGAAG GTTATCATGACGATGAGGAGCAACACGTTATGCTGGAACCCGATGGAAGCCTATTATTTCACATGTTGCAATGAGGACTACAA CCTCTACACATACGACATGCGCTTCCTGGACAAGCCAATCACCGTGCACATGGACCACGTCTCCGCCGCGCTGGATGTTGACTATTCGCCCACTGGGAAGGAGTTTGTCTCGGCCAGCTTTGACAAAACCATCCGCATATTTGCCAAGGACGGCGGCCACAGCCG GGAGGTCTACCACACCAAACGCATGCAGCACGTTATCTGCATAAAGTGGTCTTTGGACAACAAGTACATCCTGAGCGGCTCTGACGAGATGAATATCCGCCTGTGGAAAGCCAACGCGGCGGAGAAGCTCGGAGTG ATGtcccccagagagagagaagcggcCAACTACAACCAGACGCTGAAGGAGAAGTTCCAGCACCACCCGCAGGTCCGACGCGTCGCTCGTCACCGGCATCTGCCCAAGAGTCTGTACCACCAGACCAAGGAGCTGAGGGTCATGAAGGAGGCCCGTCGCAGGAA GGAGATGAACGTCCGCAAGCACAGCAAGCCAGAAAGTGTTCCATTGTTAACGGAGAAGGAGAAGCATGTTGTGACCGTGGTCAAATag